The DNA segment TTATATGAAAAGCAAGTGGCAAGTGGCTAACACCACTCCTCGGAGAGCAAACTGCCCTGCCACTTGCTACCATATATACCGTGTGAGAATATCTCACAAAAGGGTATTTAAGCTTTTGTGATTGTTTTTGGCTAACACCAATATTAATTATTGCGCTTTTCATTTAAAATATTAGCTATCACTATATGAGGATAATATGACTGCATATGAGAGCTTCTTGGTATTGCGGGGGGAGCACCCAAGTAAAATTTTGATACTCAAACCTTTACACGTTGTTTGATACGCTGCTCATATTCCTCTTCCGATATTATGCCTTTCTCAATTAGCAAACCAACAAGACTGGAAAGCATGTCATCTAAGAGGTCTATTTCTTCAATAGCGTTTCTTTCAGGTTTTTTCTTCATGTTTTCCACCCTTCGCTAAATATCCCTGTTCGCCTAACCAGTTCATAATGATAGTGCGAAGAGTATCGCTGTATCCTTCGCCTATTTTGCCTATAACTTCTTTGTCTAAGATTGCAATTACGCCATCAGGAAGAGAAACCAAGATTTTTTTCATTTACTAACCACCTTCAACCCTTCTTTCTCTTGTGCTTTGTTACTGAGTGCATTCACTAAGGTTATGGCTTCACGTTTGGTTGCTTCGTCAATTAAGCCTTTCCAGTCATTTGGCACTTGCATTCTTGCTGCTTGAGCTGGAGTTTTTCCGCCTAGGCTTTGGTGCGGTCTAACACAGTTATAATGGATGCTCCACCCTTCAAGCAGAAGCTTTGTTGATTCATAAGATTTTAGCCCTCTCATTGACTTCGTTCTATCTTTAAGAGTGCCATGTAGTCTTTCAACGATGTTGTTTGTCTCTCTCGCTCTTATGCCGACTTTCTGTACTAGCTCTGGTCTTGTATCCTTTCGCATCGTGTAAAATACTTTGTTGAAGGCACCACTATAAACAAAACTGCCGTCAACAAAGACTGCTCTTGGTCTTACCTTGCTCTGCTCAGCACCTTTCTTGAATATAGCTACTGTATCCTCAAAGGTTCTTGTG comes from the Candidatus Bathyarchaeota archaeon genome and includes:
- a CDS encoding IS6 family transposase; translation: MNCKYCNSENVTKKGIRHNKQTYKCKDCGHIFVPNGKFSRMRNDKNIIVAALNFYYDGLSLRKAQRNLEHIFGEKVSQVTILNWIKKYSLLVKEYMIAQVPQLSGLWHEDETMLQCEGRSIWFWEMIDEDTKFIVASHLSNTRTFEDTVAIFKKGAEQSKVRPRAVFVDGSFVYSGAFNKVFYTMRKDTRPELVQKVGIRARETNNIVERLHGTLKDRTKSMRGLKSYESTKLLLEGWSIHYNCVRPHQSLGGKTPAQAARMQVPNDWKGLIDEATKREAITLVNALSNKAQEKEGLKVVSK